The following proteins are encoded in a genomic region of Thalassophryne amazonica chromosome 5, fThaAma1.1, whole genome shotgun sequence:
- the kmt5ab gene encoding lysine methyltransferase 5Ab — MVKGKQQVRSTNKKPENTAEQQSKENNPTLNTDSCTTQSLFQRPSKSRSPLSDSSRVLIQERNESDAIKTESSKPKKDKSSEINGESDESKEDQKPEMPSHSHRTKVQTTDACEGKVFSTNTGTTAENKPSASKTQSARRRKPGVKKRGNKASQNRKVTDYYPIRRSNRKTQGELKDEEHKHIDDLIKNDVEEGLQVKHTEGKGRGVFALRDFKKGAFVVEYHGDLLEVTEAKKREAEYAQDPQTGCYMYYFQYQTKTYCVDATKETDRLGRLINHSKNGNCQTKLHAINGTPHLILVASRDIEENEELLYDYGDRSKASILAHPWLKY, encoded by the exons ATGGTTAAAG GAAAGCAACAAGTACGCAGCACCAACAAAAAGCCGGAGAACACCGCCGAACAACAAAGTAAAGAAAACAATCCAACGCTGAACACG GATTCATGTACAACACAGTCATTATTCCAACGCCCAAGCAAATCCAGATCCCCTCTCAGTGATAGTTCCAGAGTGCTGATCCAAGAAAGAAATGAATCTGACGCAATTAAAACTGAATCATCAAAACCAAAGAAAG aCAAATCCAGTGAAATAAATGGTGAAAGTGATGAGTCCAAAGAAGATCAGAAACCTGAAATGCCTTCTCATAGTCACAGGACAAAAGTGCAAACCACTGACGCATGTGAGGGAAAGGTCTTCTCTACTAACACTGGGACAACAGCAGAAAATAAACCTTCAGCATCCAAAACACAGAGCGCAAGGCGTCGCAAACCTGGAGTGAAAAA GAGGGGGAATAAAGCTTCTCAAAACAGAAAGGTCACAGACTATTATCCAATCAGACGCAGTAACAGAAAAACTCAGGGAGAATTAAAG GATGAAGAGCACAAACACATTGATGACTTGATAAAAAATGATGTTGAAGAAGGATTGCAG GTAAAACACACAGAGGGAAAAGGAAGAGGAGTATTTGCTCTCAGGGACTTTAAAAAGGGAGCATTTGTCGTGGAGTATCATGGAGATTTGCTGGAAGTCACTGAAGCCAAAAAAAGAGAAGCGGAGTATGCTCAGGATCCCCAAACAGGCTGTTACATGTACTACTTCCAGTACCAGACAAAAACCTACTG TGTAGATGCAACCAAGGAAACTGACCGTCTTGGCAGGCTGATAAACCACAGTAAAAATGGGAACTGTCAGACGAAACTTCATGCCATCAATGGAACCCCTCATCTTATCTTGGTAGCTTCCAGAGACATTGAGGAAAATGAGGAGCTGCTGTATGACTACGGTGATCGCAGTAAAGCCTCCATTCTGGCTCATCCTTGGCTAAAATACTGA